A portion of the Homalodisca vitripennis isolate AUS2020 chromosome 2, UT_GWSS_2.1, whole genome shotgun sequence genome contains these proteins:
- the LOC124354231 gene encoding uncharacterized protein LOC124354231, giving the protein MVSTAILTLVPLVLIIGNPATAVNLAMETNDVADYYLSTSINFIFDIFLRHYTSKLIEDGNTQIQIGGFEQRFSTRILSLDIEGAVVVNDGWISNISTVHRTGDADLDRIGEDLVLSAHLGLDVLKIDYNEYDVSLLGEHQKGKIHVSVGTNSLWLKVNVQVKPTCLITLSDLKIEKLDDIKVDITDLGVFENLTDEITSWVVNEVTKSYKNYIEKTMFPELSKAVRDADLCHYLPI; this is encoded by the coding sequence ATGGTGTCTACAGCAATACTGACTTTGGTgccattagttttaataattgggaATCCAGCAACAGCTGTTAATTTGGCTATGGAAACAAATGATGTGGCTGATTACTATCTCTCCACCAGCATCAACTTCATCTTTGACATATTTCTGAGACATTACACCAGCAAACTCATCGAAGACGGGAACACACAGATCCAAATTGGTGGTTTCGAGCAGAGGTTCTCGACTCGGATTTTATCACTGGACATCGAAGGGGCTGTTGTGGTGAACGACGGGTGGATTAGTAATATATCAACTGTTCACCGAACTGGAGACGCAGACTTGGACAGAATCGGTGAGGACTTGGTTCTGTCGGCCCATCTGGGTTTGGATGTGTTGAAGATCGACTACAATGAGTACGATGTTTCTCTTCTCGGAGAACACCAGAAAGGGAAGATCCATGTTAGTGTTGGCACTAACTCGTTGTGGTTAAAAGTGAACGTGCAGGTCAAACCTACTTGTCTGATCACTTTGAGTGACTTAAAGATTGAGAAGCTAGATGATATTAAAGTCGACATCACAGATCTTGGGGTGTTTGAGAACTTAACCGATGAGATTACCTCATGGGTAGTAAATGAGGTTACAAAATCGTACAAAAACTACATTGAAAAAACAATGTTTCCTGAATTGTCTAAGGCTGTAAGGGATGCCGACTTATGTCATTATTTACCCATTTAA